The segment GAGATGCTTGCATTGCCCAAACTTACTTTATCCATGGTCTGTCCTTCATAGAGTCTGGGGTCCTTCTTGCCATGGCCTTTGATCGCTTCACTGCAATCTGCAATCCTCTGAGATACACATCCCTCCTGACTAACAGTAGAGTCATTCACTTCATGGTGGCCATTTTGATGAGGGCAGCTTTGTCCATTCTCCCTGTCATCATTCGCCTGAAGCTCTTCCATTACTGCCGCCCTCACatcctctcccactctttctgcctgCACCAGGACCTGCTCCGGCTCGCCTGCTCTGACATCCGCTTCAACAGCCTCTATGCCTTGGCTCTGGTGATCTGTACCTTGTTGTTAGACGCTGTGCTGATTCTCATCTCCTACGTTTTCATCTTGCACACAGTGCTGGCAATTGCATCCCGCGAGGAGAGGCTCAAGTCCTTGCAGACCTGTGTGTCCCACATCTGTGCTGTCCTGGTCTTTTACATCCCCATCATTGGCCTCACCATGGTGCATCGCTTTGGAAAGCATCTCTCCCCTTCCGTTCATGTCCTCATGGGCAACATCTATATTCTCTTTCCACCCCTGATGAATCCAATCATCTACAGTGTAAAGACCCAGCAGATCCGAAGCAGGATGAAGAAGTGGTGTTCCCTGAAAATGTAGTAAAACCCTTGGGTTTGATCAGCAAGAATATTTTAAGGTCAGAAGAGTAATGCTACTTCCCATGTGTGCAACAACTTACAATTTGAATAACTTATTGGAGGGTTTGTTCTTTTATGAGGTCTTGGATATTAAGGAACTTAAGAGATGTTCTAATTCAAGAGAGGAAATAGAACTAACTTTTTCCAATACACATTCCAGAAAAGATTTCTGAATGTCTGCTATAGGATAATCATGGCCATTATAGATGTAATTATAAGTGTCTTTGCATTTTGTTGACATGTTCTTGAAGCGTGTTTGCCATATGAAAATTGTGACCCTCAGTTCAACAATATTTTCATTCCACTTAGACACACCACTGTCTAAAATTTTGGAAACATGCCTATTTAGATTATTCAATTAATTGGGACTactatcaaaatatataatattgtgtaatTGGACTTGTTTTATTCCTAAAGGTGAAGTGCGGAACATACGAATCTACTATGCTAAGCCTTCCCccacttttattactttttccccATTAGTGGTAATGCAAGTCTATTACaggaattttgaaataaaaagatatccCATCCCTCTATTCCAAAGACTTTATGCTTACTTCTTTCCATGCTATAAAGATGTGACTTCATTCCACATTAAAtgttcattcttcattttttcacTAAATATAATGTCAAGAGACTCTGGCTGAGAGCACCTGGCAGTACCCTCCTTGTGATGAAGACTGGGATAAAGATCTGTGGGAACAGACCAGTAAGCACCCCATTTGTCTGGGGTACAACCAACTACGGTGGCAACAATGGCCATGCAAGCAACATAGTTACGGAACATAAGAATAACCTGTTTTCAGGCATGAGTGTTCCCAAGTCTCTGCCATATGTTCTGCCATGGAAAAACAATGGGAATGCACAGTAACTGAATATCTATCTCATCAAATGCCAGATCCTGGAAGACTCTTGCTTCTTCCTGCTACCAGtgagttcttcatttttttttctcctagtctaatTATAGAAAGATAAACTGTGACTTTCAAACTGACAAgtaccttttgctttttttctccctgctttgAGTCTCATTTCATTTGATGCAGGAAAGAACCTTCAAACTCAGAACTGCTTCAAATAAAGCATcaacatagatttaaaaaaaagcggACAAAAGTAGAATGAAACCCATTGCTGGAGGTTGACTTAACACATTTCAGGTTTTCGAGACACCggagtggctcactcagttaggcgtttgactcttgatatcagctcaggtcacaatctcacatcTCACGGAtgtcgagccccacctcaggctccacaccaagcacagagcctggtggcattctctctctctatctctctctgcccctctcttgctctctctcaaaataaataaataaacattttaaaagaacacttcaggttttcaatatttgtttattacTGGACCCCTAAAACCTGGTTCGTGAGTCTCAGTGTCATAGAAATGAACactgaaagggagagaaaaaaataggtagaGTTTATTAGAGAAAGCTTGTATACAAGGGAACCAACAAGAAAGAGGAATGTCGCTCTCAACAGGGTAGTGTGTACAGCTTATAAAGGCACTTTTCCAAGGTTTGAAAGCCTTGGTTGGAGTAGGGAAGTGTCCTTCAGTCCCACGATCATTAGCTTATACACATTACTCTAATGGCCACGAGGCAATCAGGATGCCCTTCTTCACAGCCCAGATTTTTTAGGGggtctgaaaaacagaaatacttaTGCAGGCAGGCTTAAAATAGTCATTTCTGTTtaaactttttcttctgtttttgtttaaacaaCTGTTACTCCCTAATGCTCTTATCTcttgtttgttctctttcctgGAAGGAGGTATCTGTCTCTAAGCCTATGGAAACTTTTAACACTTGCCACAGATCAGAGGCTTTACAGGAATTATGTTCCTCTTGTTTTCCCTATACTGCCTCATGTTGATAGAGAAGTAAATATACAATGTATGTAATGAGTGTGATCTAAGTGGATAGGTGTGGATGTGTGGATGTGGGTGTATATCCCCTCATTCCTTGTCCTCCGAGTGGTGCTTTGAGTAGTGATTCCCCAGTAGCAATGTGCCTAAATGATGCCTTCACTGTCTCTCTGCCAAGTGAATCCTAATCAACACAAAGTAGGAAAGACTTTGGCTTAATCAAAATCTGATTCTACAAGCCTATAGGGTTTTGAAATCCCATTCTGGCGATATGAGTTTATGTCAACTACTTTCATTAGATTTAGGGCCCTGATGTCATGTACCTTCTTTGTGTTTATATCACTCTTCTCCAAGTCAATAGAAACCACCttaaaaatagagacagaaaacaaatgatgtaggaaaaaaatgatgGAGGTCTCGCAGAAAAGCCCCCCAGCCTCAGCTACAGTGTGCTCTAATGAATGCTGCTGCACACCATCAATAGTCACTGCAAAGTCTTAAGGTCTTAAGGGCACTAGACCATCTAAAGTTGACAGTGTCTTTGCTGATAGCACAAATCCTACCAGGAAAATCTTGCCAGCCTTGCAAATGTGCCTACTGCATCATCTGGGTTTCCATATGTATCGTGAGGGACTTTAAGATAATATCAATTAGAAAATTATGGATTAAATTGTCATTTGGTGTTCTTAGTTTTACTCAACCATCTTTAAATATGATCTCACTTAAGTATTATgacttattatattttatttttcacttacacAAAATCTGCTTAACTGTAATGATCTACCCAAAACATAGCCTAAGTTTCCATCTTCTCATATGTCCAACAAGGTATCTCCTTGGCATTCTAAGAGAGTACGGATTAttcagtggtgcctgggtagcttagtcggttaagcgtcaactcttgatttcagctcaggtcatgatctcatggtttgtgagttcgagccctgcattccACATTGCACATTGGCAATGtgtaacctgcttgggattctctctctctctccctctctctgtccctcccctgctcgctctttccctaaaacaaataaatttcaaaaaaaaagagagtatggATTATTCAGTTAAATAATACGCAAATTGTTAAAATATACGAAAAATGGACTGCATAAAATTAAGTTGAATATTCTAGAAGAACTCTAATATAACATAACATTAATTTGGTTTAAACTTTGCAGTTGAATTTACTTCAAATACATTACTCAGATGGATTGGGAAAATCATGAATAAACTCTGAGAATACACTTCACTCTGCTTCacgatgctttttatttttatgacattataaaatattggagacagaaaatttgaacagtgtCTTTTAGCATATATTGGAAAGAAAGGTCATACTTGAAAATAGGTACATATTTCAAGAATTAGTGGTCACTGGccttaagtgaaaaaaatggatgtaatttttatttctagggaCAATAAAATTCATGTGTTACATGTAAGTTTTCAAATAACTCACTatattaattaaaacttaaaaaattacaaattgttGATTTTGTAGTTGACATTTTTAGAAAACCAAGATCAGAGGATAATATTTGAAAGACAAGAAGTGTGcacaaaatgaaagattttgaATTCAATACACATATTTGCTACTATTTGTTTGATCTTATATTTCCTGCACCTTTCTACAGTATTCCTCATagcttaaataattttaagaattattttcataaaggAGAGAAATATTGTTACAGaacaaaataacatattttgGTATCACACAAAACAGAGGAGACCTCTTATAAACCAGTTTCAACTGATTAAAactgtaatattcttttattttaccacattttctcCTTTAGAAATCAAATACTATTATAGTTTAgagttttcttctgtattttcatttaattccaaAGCTGTTTAGTTCAGCCAGTCCTGCCTTCAACAATGAAAATAAGGAACTTTGCCTGAAGACTTCCACCCATTTGCTGATAGAAGGCTCTTACTCAggttctgtgtgtatgtgtgcatgtgtgtgtgtgtgtgtttgtatgtgtgtgtgcatgtgcgtgtgtgtgtgtgcgcacgaaGCATTCATGAGCAACGCACATAGTTGTGGAAAGTTATGCCAAAGCAGGTGATGAGTTTCATGATCAAAAAGTCCAAATCCTACACTCTATAGATAAGGGAAGTAAGCCCCGAAGATGTCATAAATAATGGCCATAAATAATGAGAAGTATATTTATCCAGGATTTTACTAGAAACTGTTCTGAATCCACAGACTAGATTAGTGCCCCTCAACCAACCAAGAAGCAAGaaacataagtaaaaattaattatatattcattAGGAATGTTCCTATAGAGTAAGAATTATGGTAGAATCAGAGTTCCCAACTTCATGCTGTGATTGATTTTGTAATGAtggtaataacaacaataatgataatacaCTTAtgaggaagttttccttccttcagaAACCAGAAGGTGCCTTCCTGAGGTCAACAGCTCTTTGTTATGTAAAACAACAAAAGCTATATTAACCACTCATTAATGTTTCGGGATATCATAGGTAAAATAGTTCTACTGAGGCAGTATTAGGATTATGAATCAGTGTAACTCATTTTGTGTAAATGTGCACTTTTTTTGTGTAACCAAGGTGAAAATGCCTCTATGATCCAGCTTATTATGAAAGACCAGGTAGTTGATCCTATATTTGGTCATTTGGTTAGCACCAATCAGTTAAAATTAACCACCAAGGTGATTTCTAGAAGTAAGAGATCaatctaagtgaaaaaaaaaagtccctaaggTTTTGTCTCACAAGTGTAAAAGCATCTTCCATGTGTTGAGATTAGCGCTTCCTGGGAAGACCCCTCAGTTTCCACTTCTCCCTTTCAGCTTCATGAAGTTAAATTATGAGTCCCTGAGTCTACTTGCAATGGAGTCCTGGTTTCAGTGCTTACTTCTTTCTGATATTCATGAATTCAATTTTAGAGGCTAtttgaaagctggaaaaaatattctATAGTATATGAAGGCAATATGTCACTAACTACATTCCTCAAGAGAATGGCATCACATAGCCTTTCCCACCTCTGATATTGTATTTGTCCTGTATTAGTCTCATtgggaacaattttttttataactgtgtGTTTGGCTACATTAGCACACCAGTGTGTGCACATGAGAAGACTGGAGAACTGGGATTGTGAGTACACAGAGAAATGTCAGAAAGGGTCTAAAAAGGCAGTGGGAAAGTGCCACTTGTAATTATGTATGAGGAATTACAAAATTCTAAAAGGAGCAGAACAATTGTCAGAATTTCATGTGGGACATGAGGAGCATAAAGAAGGGATACTGAGTTCATCCTGGTCTTGTTAGCATTTTTTACCAGTATTTCCCCCTCTCTTCCATGGTAAATCTCTTCATATCTTTAACCAAAGCAAATATACATCCTGACTTATGTGAGTGTTTGAAgagaatactgaaataaaaacagtggAAACATATTCTTTCTAGATAAGATTCTTAACACTTTTCGTACACTGATTCTTCACTTTTCCTAATCTCTACCCTGTCTTCTCCATGCAGATATACATCTGGAAATAGTGTCAGTGAATTTGCATCTCCATTAAGTTTCATGCATTTCTGATGTTAAatagattgggggagggggaataatTGATGTTAAATAGATTGGGGGAGTAGGAACTAATACTAATTAGTTCCTACTGTgatgtatttaataaatagtcatatgttgggggcataaaagaagaattttgaattttgtttataaCATCACACAAttcttcacagaggaggtgatgtTTGAGTTGAGAGTTTAATAATAAGTATTTGGCAGACAAGAAAGACCAGGAAGGGTAGGAGGAAACCTGAAGGAAATGATAGAAGCACAAGAATGAATTACTTTGCAGAATTCTAGCATACGTTTCAA is part of the Felis catus isolate Fca126 chromosome D1, F.catus_Fca126_mat1.0, whole genome shotgun sequence genome and harbors:
- the LOC105260970 gene encoding olfactory receptor 51V1-like is translated as MPASSASIINTSIFILTGFPGLDHYYPWFSIPFSSIYALVFLGNCMVLHVIRTEPSLHQPMFYFLAMLALTDLCMGLSTVHTVLGVLWGLNQEVSRDACIAQTYFIHGLSFIESGVLLAMAFDRFTAICNPLRYTSLLTNSRVIHFMVAILMRAALSILPVIIRLKLFHYCRPHILSHSFCLHQDLLRLACSDIRFNSLYALALVICTLLLDAVLILISYVFILHTVLAIASREERLKSLQTCVSHICAVLVFYIPIIGLTMVHRFGKHLSPSVHVLMGNIYILFPPLMNPIIYSVKTQQIRSRMKKWCSLKM